From the Diadema setosum chromosome 20 unlocalized genomic scaffold, eeDiaSeto1 Scaffold_20_unloc_1, whole genome shotgun sequence genome, the window CAACGGCGGCAATTGTCACCCTCAGGCACGTCACAGATCAACATGCACCTGGTGATGAGCATCTGAAGAAAGTTGTCTCCGATCAGTTCTACATGGACGACCTGAGTGAATCCGTCACCAATGTCGAGGAAGCCGTCAACCTGAAAGCCAAGCCCAAGAAGGACGTTGTCCTGACCAAACGCAAGTTGTTTGCCCACACCGCATCATACTGTGATGTGTTTGGTATGCTTTCTGGAATCTTAATCTGGCCAAATATTCTACTCCAGCAACTGTGGCAGTTAAATGTCGACTGGGACACGCCACTCAACGACAGACCTGAGCTCTGTCGAATCGTCAGTGAGATCAAGGTAGATCTGAAAGCAGCATCTGCCATTGAGATTCCACGATATCTCATTCCTCAGACGTTGCGAGGGAAAAGGCCAACGAGATCTTCCGAGCCCTGATCTTCATTGTGCGCCGTACAATGGAGACTTCAGGAAAAGGAGAGAGCTGCATGTGTATCGCAATGATCGACAAGTTCTGGGCGCGTTGGATGGACTGCATTCAAAAGCTCTCACCATCAAACGTGCAGCAGAGAACTTAGAAGCGGGTGACGTTGTGCTAGTCATCGGAGAAGACAATGAGGCGCTGCATTTGGCGAATGGCAGAAATCGTGAGGACCTTCCCTAGAGACGATGAGCAGGTTCGCGTCGTCGAGATTCCATACGCAGATCAGACATGCGCAACGACCTTTGACCAAACTGATTCTCCTCATGAAGAGGACACAGAGAGAGAATGGACATTTAATGTGTGACTGCAGGACTGAGTAAATAATTGCATTCATCTGAGGAAAGGACGTAGTGTAGCATTTTGATTTTCTCGTCTGCTTAGAATATTTTCGGATACTTGATTTGTGCTATTGAGTCGAATAAACGAATTCTTGCCATTTGTGTGGAAACAATGAAACTCAGTCTTAGTTTGTTTGGACATTTGAAATCATTCCATTCGAGTGTTCGTTTGCTGGTTTGCATCTCAGCTTTGGATCTATCAAGGTCTCAACCTTTGAGCAGTTATCTATTCGTTGTTGTGTAAATAACGTTGAAGGGGGCAGGATGTCGTGGAATGATACAATTTAGTACGAGTTGAGAAATTAGAGTCTGAATTGAAGACAGTCAGCAAAAAGTTCCGGCCAGTCGTCTCAAAAGAGCAGCAGTTAGCTACAGCAGCTTGCTTGTAGTTTAGTTTTCTTGGACAATCTAATGCTGTGCAACAATCCAAGGAACTACTCATTCCTACACAGCTGTTGAATAGACTAGACTAGACTAAACTAGCTAACGCAAGTTTGCAGTACACACGGTATATTATCGCCGATATATACTGTGTAACAGAATAAAGATCCACATCAAGTTAAACCAAGGATTTCTTTGTTCCTTTTTTGCAACAACGTGTCCAGATATCGTTTGATAAGATTGCATACAAATCCATCACATGCCCCCGTTATAATTTTGGGGTGGACACTAGGGACCTACGTTaatgtttcttttctctctgtgcGTCTGCGGAGGtcagcgtgtgtgtgtatgcgtgcaAGTGATAAGGTTTATATACATTGAAAtggggtgtgtgcgtgtgtgtgtgtgtgtgtgtgtgtgtgtatgtgtgtgtgtgtatgttcttgTCTGCCTTATCTGAAAGAGTTTGCTTCATGATCATCATGTGTCACTGCGCCGCGAAATTGATGTTCATGCTGATTTGTGTTTCTCCAAGCCCATGAACAGAGACGTCATACCTTAATTGCAGTTATTGATGTTCATATCGTCTGACTTACTGTTGAAAGATCGGCTTTGAATATGGCACTCCTGAATCTTTACACAAAGTTGTCGCTGTTGTCGACATTCTGTATGGTCGTGGCGCTGCTGCTCGCCCAGGCAACTGGTCTGGCTGAATCTGGGAGAACAGCGTACATGAGTTTCGGTGAGCTTTACAGTACAATTAGGCTGCTCAGTCATTTCAGTCTGTCCTCTGCGGAATGCCCAgttatgtaggcctaattgCAGGGATGTcacttttgtaatgaaatgaacaaCTCGGCTTCTACCTTTCTTTCTTAGTGTCATGTTGAAATTCAGGTGATATCATTTTTGCCAGATGTAGCCACAATCCTGAATATTCCCATCCCCCGGCCTCCCCCATTGAAGAGCAGGACGACTATGTTCGTGACTGCTTGACTGCCGAGGATATTTTTCCTGTTAGAAATTCAGTATGTTAATGCGTGCAACGCTATGGACAAGAAACATTGAGGGCCTATTGAAGAATGTTAAGGGGATTAAATATATCTGTACTTGCAAACGTAGGAATATTATCGTAAAAACAGCATCACATCATGGAATTTGTAGTGTTTGGATTTGCACTAATGTTCcaccatcattttctttttcacggTGTAAAGAATGTTAAGATTTTTCCTCCATCTCTTTAACCATCACGAATGAATACGAGAACGTGTTGCACAAATCTCTTTAAAAACACATATGATTCAACATTCAGCCTATAGTGAAACGGTTCAGTTTAAATGAAATACCAACCGTGCATACAGTTGTATTATAATTCACACGGTCGAATTTGTTCATCGGTAGGCACACAGCGGCGTGAAAGAAAATTGTCAATAAGCTTTGGTCTGCATGATTCTGTTTGGTGAAGCCATGATCGCatttcacacacatgcacacaccaccactaccaccaccaccaccataagTACCAccgcacaccacacacacaatcaatcGCACGCAACTAGATGGTGTCAATGGAGTCCAcaggcgattttcataatttcacatcataatTGTCTAtaacataaatcgacagctccatgtaaaGATTTGTGGAACAAATTGTGGTCCCTGGGCAGGGAAATTAATACTCTGAAAAGtatcaaacaaattacactgaacaaggatgatgacataggagattcacatatttcagaaatgtagcaatgtaattccattgtAATACTGCTCActtgacaagttcacctgtgtagaatttacagaagctttcttcttttggtcagcttccttgagcccccatAGTATAATTCATGCATCCTTATGGTGAAGCTGTTgtgtcatcattcttgttcattgtgattggtCGAAAATTTTGAAAACGTTCATGTTCCTCATCCCAGTCACTATGAATTAtaaaactctgtacccagtatcaCCACTTTACAGTTGttcaaaaatgtaaaagtctgaaaatcatcctgaTTTCTGTCTTAACGTAAACAATGAGATGATATACACAGACCGTAGAAGAGCCTATACCAGATCGTCCACCGCGGATACTGCGTTTGTCTGTTTAAACCCCCATTCCGCAGAGATTTTCTCTCATCGGTCGctcatcggaagcaaagtttatCGCTTCCGGGCACCCACCAAAGTGTATCGGATCACAGTCTGATGAATCTGACTTGTGTTGGACGACCGTAAGTTCAATGTCAGACATGTCGGGCGGTGATCCGAagaggcaagatcgtccgatgaggatcacgtgcgacatgtctgacactcacCTGATAATTGACCGATCAAGTAGGATTCATTAGACTGCGATCCGATATAATTCGGTTGATGGCCGGGATCAACAAACTTTGTTTCCGATGAATGACCGATGAGAAAAAATTTCTGTGGAATAGGGGTATAATACAATTTCTCATCGGCCACTCAACGGGAACAAAGTTTATTGCTTCCGGCCACCCATCGAAGTGTATCGGATGGCAGTCTGATAAATTTgacttgtgttggtcgactatcacAGGTCAGTGTCAAACATGTCGCGCGCCATGGATCCTCATCGCACGATCTTGCCCTGTCGGATTACGCCTCTCTTACGTGTCTTGCACGTGactgacctgatagtcgaccaacacaagtcggattcatcagactgcgatccCATGCATACACTCATAGTTGATGGCCGgaacgaaaaaaacaaaggcTTTGCTTAGAATGatgagagagagacaaaaaaaaatcccttgaaCGGCTGTATTACCCTACATCGAAAAGATACAACCTCCCACAGTGtaataccatggagctactgcATGTTTTTGTCTCTGTTCAGCTTTGCTTTGTAAGTCTCAAGGGTAAAACCCGGCTCTGATGTTCTCTATCCGCTGAAAGCTTTATCATTTCATCTTGCAGGAGCATAAAAACATTCACAACAAAACTTAAGGTGCATAGAAATGATATAGAGGGTAAAATTATGATTGATCCCGACATTTACTTCCATTATTTCCATTATCAGTGTAGCAACTAAGGGTattatctacacacacacacacacacacacacacacacacacacacacatatatatatatatatatatatatatatgaatgataatcataaaCTGTAATGCAAGGGCCGCGAAACCGAAAGAAGAGGGAAGGCCTGGGCTGCAGCTCAGAGGGttctaccaaggaggtactaggcgagcctagtacctccttggttccACCACTTCCGAGGTTTCTGATATAGTCGTATTCTCTCTAGGGTTCTACCACAGATTCATcctatctttttgtttttgtttctctctctctctctctctctctcttttgtttgaCTCTTTGttaatctcccccccccccatcctctctttttctttccagcGCTCATTGCTCTTGTTTCTACCTGTCtctctttgatatttttgatTCTCCTCGCTCTTGGCCCTGCGCCAAATGATGGGGTGAAGTCCACTCTACGTTGCTTAGTGTCGTCCATGGTGGCGCTCTTGCGAGGGAAGATTGCCCTCTATCGTCTGGAGAAGCACTGGAAGAATCCTCGCCGAGCCCAGGATCGCCTCCTCAGACACATTCTCCGTGAGAATGGTGGCACAGAGTACGGCAGACGATATCAACTTCGAGACATCAAGGACAGAGAAGAGTTTAGGGCTCGCCATCCATTCACAACATACGAGCATTACCGTCCTTATGTTGAACGGGAGATGAATGGCGAAAGAAACGTTATGACCCGGAAGTTTCATTCCAGTTACGTCAGAACTTCCGGTACGACTGGTCGTGGCAAGATGATCCCTCAGACAAATAGACTCAAAATAATGATAGACTATCTCGATCTTCTTTACGCCATCGTTCGAATGAAATTCCCTCATATGGGTATATTTCAAAAGCAACTTTTTGTCTACATAGCCCCTGTAGTTTCTAGAACTAAATATGGCGGGGTCGTCGAGAGTGTCCTGGCTATAGGAGATGACACAAGGCTGTATTACACCACACCTCCGGCTGGTTTTCGCATCCATTCCTACGAGGTTGGGAATTACATCCATCTCCTTTTTGCCCTGCGTGATAGGAATCTCGGCTCTATCTGCGTCATCTTTTTGAGCACGCTCGAGAGCATGATGAAACAACTCGCACAGTGGTGGGAAGACATCGTCTTCGACATCGAGTACGGAACCATCAGTGAGCGACTCGAACTCTCAGACGACATACGGTCAGCACTGACAGCTGACCTTCGTGGCGGCGACCGGCAGAGGGCGCTGGAATTACGGCAAAATTTTGTAGTTGGACTAGACAACATTTTGGCAAGGGTCTGGCCGAGCCTCAGAGTCATCATATCCGCGGACAGCACTGGAATCTGGCCCAAAATAAGAGAGAAATATGCAAGAGGTGCCGTGCTTCTTTCCTAACATGACTTTTCCTAATGATTCGCTAGCTATTGGTCACTTATTTGATATCTCCAAAGACTACCGCATGTGTATGTTAATCGTTTGTCAGTCCATCCAACCGGTCATTCTAAATAATATCGTTGTCACGACTAAAGGGAAACTAAACTTGTTCAGTAGTTTGTTAATTACTAATGTCTGGCCGAGCATGATTTGTCGGTTGTATTTTTATGCACTATCTAAATTTCGGGCCAAATTCCCTGGCCAAAGTCTTCAAGGCAGGTTGAAGATCTTGAATGAAATGTTTTGCCATGCGGTGACGGTGAACAGGGGCtatatttattttgatgtattaACTTTTATCACATGACAGGTCACTATTTAAGCTCAAAACTCAAGGAATAAACGATTAATATCAATTGCCTGAAAAGACAGGGGAAAAATTGACGGTCAAAGATCACGGATGATCTAATAAAATTGTCATTGCCGGCCACAACTTCTACTATGAAAGAATATCTAATAACGTGAAAACATGACGTCATTGGTAAAAGTGAGGCGGAAAATATTGGAATGTGTGCAGGGAGCTTTAAACATCAGTCCTCGAGATCGACGGTCAAGATCAATGAACTTCATTAAAACGTAGGCCCACATGAACAGTCATGCACATTAATGATGATATCAGGAAGTGGCTGGAAAAGAAATCGAAAGGATTAAAACTTCACGGTCGACCTTGCGTTGAAATCGATGTCGATTGAAGTCGATCAAGTTGGCATTGTAGGccggtagaaaaaaaaatgttctatcGAATGCTTTGAAATAATCATCGTTCTATTAGCTGATGTCCTTTGCCACAAGAAAAttttattcttaaaaaaaaagatgcgaAGGTAATGTGCAAAATTTAAGAATAATTCGTCAACGGTATCTCAGGGTGTTAACACTTTGTGCATGGATATAAGCAATGggtaggatattttgtttaATATCCAAAAGCATAATTATCACATATTTCACTGTTACTTTTGCATTAATAGCCTGAAATCCACTTTAACTACCGCCAGATATTACTTTGGTTTCCAGTGGATATGGAAGCTCAGAGGCGATTCTCATGGGAATCTCCATTTGGGCGTGGGACGAGCGACCGGATATGCTCTTTACTCCTGCCACAAACTTCTTCGAGTTCATCAAACTGCAGAACACGTACGTACTTTGTATCACTTGTTGTTCCGTGAACACAGTGCAGGTGGTAATAGATCAGACGGTATGAGCTTGGTTACAGCTAAAGTAAAAGTAGAGAAAGTTTGTTTGCGAACAGCTGTAAtgttttgcagtgtatgataattcacttccggaaaaaaaaaaatcaattctttGGAATGGCGGTATAGTAGGTGATGAGTGCAGTACCCAAGATAAAACAGAAAGACAATGCGACGAATTAAGTGGAGAGCCCCTAAACACAAcacaacatacaaacacacacgcaaacacatacacacgtacacacacaaacgcacatacacaaacGGCAGGATAGATGATATCCACGTTTTAATAGTCATAACAATCTGAATATTCGTCCTTTTTAGTTCGAGACGGCTCTCACTGAtctcttgcaaaaaaaaaaaaaaaaaagacacgagaaaagaaaaaaaagttttgtcagTTCATCTGTCAATTTCTCTTTGGACCACAGAATGGCAGACTGCCCACAGTTCATGAAGACACACCTAAACAACTTCTCCTGCCATTGCCTGCAACCAAATTCCTCTACTTTTCAATGAAACTCTGAAAATTATGCAACACGCAATAAAAACACAGAACTGAAACCAAAACGacacatttatttcattgattGGTTGATAAACAGCTGATAAAGGTTATACAGACTTCTGGCGATTATTTCAAATTGACAAGTTGATAAACAAAATGTGTATAGAGATACAGATGAAgccttcttgttttcttttgtttttaagtaaTGATTCCGTGTCATCGTTTGTGATTATGTtgttactgatttttttttttctgcttaaCTCAGTCATGAGAGTCAGCCTGAAACGCTGTTCATGGACGAGCTGGAGATTGGCCAGGAGTACGAAATTGTGATCACCCAGGATTGCGGGCTTTATCGGTACAGATTGGGAGACATCATTCGAGTCACTGGTTTCCATGACAACTGTCCTTCATTTCAGTTCTTGTACCGGTCAGTGGAAACTATGATTTATCACTTTTGTAACTGTGTGACTAGTGTAAATATCTGCGAGATAGAAATCTCTCGCACTAGAGTTTATCAGATTAATGGTCGTCAGTTGCTTTTCCTCGTGCACATTAACGCAGCCTATATGTCTTTAGACCTACATTACCTTTCATGATTTCTTTGATCGGTATGAGCAATTTAAGCAGAAGCTTTAAATTCAATACttacttgttttgttatttcatgGTGATACCTaagttgttgtcgttgttgttgttgttgttgttgttgttgttgttgttgttgttgttgttgttgttgctgctactgc encodes:
- the LOC140245656 gene encoding uncharacterized protein, with product MALLNLYTKLSLLSTFCMVVALLLAQATGLAESGRTAYMSFALIALVSTCLSLIFLILLALGPAPNDGVKSTLRCLVSSMVALLRGKIALYRLEKHWKNPRRAQDRLLRHILRENGGTEYGRRYQLRDIKDREEFRARHPFTTYEHYRPYVEREMNGERNVMTRKFHSSYVRTSGTTGRGKMIPQTNRLKIMIDYLDLLYAIVRMKFPHMGIFQKQLFVYIAPVVSRTKYGGVVESVLAIGDDTRLYYTTPPAGFRIHSYEVGNYIHLLFALRDRNLGSICVIFLSTLESMMKQLAQWWEDIVFDIEYGTISERLELSDDIRSALTADLRGGDRQRALELRQNFVVGLDNILARVWPSLRVIISADSTGIWPKIREKYARDITLVSSGYGSSEAILMGISIWAWDERPDMLFTPATNFFEFIKLQNTHESQPETLFMDELEIGQEYEIVITQDCGLYRYRLGDIIRVTGFHDNCPSFQFLYRLGLMLNLRYEKINQGVALQAFQAAVERWPGRVKLTEFAAAESTLLSDTCTAFEKDEIMPYYLLFVELDFPFGNESCEEITQEHKALLDQELRDRNSDYDRLRREGAIAPPRVHIVKPGAFEALKGHILANTSTSANQYKVPRKLQSESLVEFLLHEIM